The Astatotilapia calliptera chromosome 4, fAstCal1.2, whole genome shotgun sequence genome segment tcggacacaggaggaacaatgcggttttcgtcctggtcgcggaacactggaccagctctttatcctctcgaggatacttgagggtgcatgggagtttgcccaaccagtctacatgtgttttgtggacttggagaaggcattcgaccgtgtccctcggggtgtcctgtgggaggtgttgcgggagtatggggtgtctggcccattgctacgggccattcgatccctatacgaccgttgcaagagcttggttcgcattgccggcaataagtcggactcgttcccggtgggtgatgggctccgccagggctgccctttgtctccggttctgttcataatttttatggacaggatttctaggcgcagccaagtggcggagggctttcgctttggtggcctcagaatctcatctctgctttttgcagatgatgtggttctgttggcttcatcgggtgagggcctccagctcgcactggaacggttcgcagccgagtgtgaagcagcgggaatgaggatcagcacctccaaatctgaggccatggttctcagccggaaaagggtggagtgcccactccgggtcggggatgagttcctgccccaagtggaggaattcaagtatcttggggtcttgttcgcgagtgatgggagaagggagccggagatcgacagacggattggggctgcagctgcagtaatgcggacgctgcaccggtctggcgtggtgaagagggagttgagtgtaaaagcgaagctctcaatttaccggtcgatctacgtccctaccctcacctatggccacgagctgtgggtagtgaccgaaagaacgagatcgcggatacaagcggcagaaatgagcttcctccgaagggtggctggcctctcccttagagatagggtgagaagttcggccatccgggaggggctcggagtagagcagctgctgctccacatcgaaaagagccagctgaggtggttcgggcatctgacaaggatgccccctgggcgcctcctgggtgaggtgttccaggcatgtcccaccgggaggaggccccggggcagacccaggacacgctggagagattatatctctcggctggcctgggaacgccttggtattcccccggataagctggaggaggtggctggggagagagaggtctgggcctctttgcttaggctgctgcccccgcgacccggcctcggataaagcggatgaagatggatggatggatggaagttttTTGCTTTTCCATATTCTCACGGATCTtagaaaaaagaagcatttttaactttttattttgtgttttgtttttgtttttagctctAACTCATGCAATGTGACGTTTTATGTCAGGGTAACCTGTAAAATGCTTCTTGATGAAACAACAGATTAAAATGGAATAACAAAGCAATCAAAGAGTTAAAATTCATAGTAAAACAGGTTATGAAACTCAGCCAGCcacatgtaaaacaaacacagtgcaCTGCTTTATGCTGCCAAGCCCTTGGCCTCTTTAATTCAGTTCTAAATATAGAACTATGCAAATTAGGCAGACAGGAGGTATTTATTTCATGCCTAAAGGCTTCTATGGGGTGTGCACAAGGCATAATTCCTGGATGTTTCTGTTATCGCAAAGGGGTAAACAGTTGCCAGTAAAATTGTCAGTTGTGGACTGAAAGTAGAAGATAACctatttattaatgaataaataaaaacaatgcacaacaatccgattgttcagtctgacgtcactagccgtgtctggacctaaactctgctgcaggtccatatatcaaacgatcactatggcattactgagagttgaaaaactgtctaaagtctttcatctttaataaaatgatcagcgttctgttCTACCAGGTGTAataattgagtttaacatccaggcatccatgaaaacggaatttatgatatttaacggagttagaagttagcagggagttagctcgctagcttctatctaaatacaatatagtatgtcctgactgcggcggtttggaaacaaattaaaacgtacagctctgttatcacttccaacataaatgaagacagaaaactaaacagcagtgacgtttgtagggttactgaagtttggctagctggtatataatgatgtgctacgtgactgctagcgacacagctatgttagcataatataagcaagctaactttttttcccactcgataaaagttaacgtgagtgttctcggtggtcaggaacaaatgtaatcgcatggcaggatgctgtaaaaggaccaaactccagccaggagaacaactgagataatccatccacaatacgaggttagtcattcatatactgctgcatgggctgagctgtagttacatcctaaggttttaaaaactgagcttaaataaatgattagcggtaataaaagccgagggaggtcaacagtgatcactgactgttttaggagctttttgagatcaaatagaagaaaatacataacattaagcacgttaacaacacaaaagccatattaaacgcagactactttaggcccggaagtaggattcgtcgtgtcatcactgaacaaccagaTAAATAATGAACAATtattaactctttttttttttttttgcctgtacTTTAacaatggggcgatcgtggctcaagagttgggagttcaggagttcgccttgtaatcggaaggttgccggtttgagccccggcttggacagtctcggtcgttgtgtccttgggcaagacacttcacccgttgcttactggtggtggtcagagggcccggtggcgccagtgtccggcagcctcgcctctgtcagtgcgccccagggtggctgtggctacaatgtagcttgccatcaccagtgtgtgaatgggtggatgactggttgtgtaaagcgctttggggtccttagggactagaaaagcactatacaaatacaggccatttaccaatcagaattgttgtctgaaggccacgAAGGATGCCCAACGGATTAATTTTTTCAAGTGGAGAAGATATGGTAATGCCATATTGGTCCACTTGATTGGatctatttaatttaattttattacaaATTGGACAGACAattagacagaaagaaagacagaaagaaagaaagggaaaattaAAAATAGAGGTGAAGGAGGACAGTAAGACAAGACACTGAGAAAATCCATTGGATCACCTGttacaaggagaaaaaagaaaacaaacaacaagcgAACAACACAATACAGAGATCAAAGACAACAACCTAGATACGTGTAAGTAacactaaatactaaatattaaattgtCGAGCAGCACGCAAGACTGACAGTGAACGATATGCTTTAAGGTAGCAGCCAAGGAAGATATAGTTTGTCTGTGAGCAAGCTTGAGTTCAAAAGGTTtatccatgtaacgatctgttAGAGGTTGTGGGGAGACATAGCCCTGCCCCCCAaagcatgaagcaggcatggacccaggcccagacatccagaggcccacCAGAGTGTGAAAGCCCAAAGAGGACCACCGGAGAGGCAACCGcgccggaaagagctgaggagagctcCAGATGTGAGGTCACCTAGGAGCTACGGTGCAGAAGCCACAGGGGGCTGCGGTGACGAGCCCGCAGCCAGTTGCGCCAGAGCAGATTGAGCACAGGTTCCAGAGGTCCGAGGGAaccccaccccccggaaggggcCTGACCTGGCCCTGCCAAGCAGCTGCTGGGAGTGAGCcgggtacatacctgagcgcccagtcCCGGACATCAACCACCAAGGCACCGACGGCTAaaggcatcagccaccggcagggagtgtcgTGGGTGGAGACAGCCCTCCACACCTGGGGGGgggcctgagatgttcccagagaggaggaggtggagagtcAACCGGACACACACCAGACACAAGCTtacattcccaccctcatgcaaacaaatacaaatactcagcactcgCCCAATGTGGAGAGAAACAGTAATGAACACCCATTCACACTCTCCAAACGTACTCTATACTCCCAGGTCCAGGTATCACCGCCCTCAGGGGGGCAATCAGCCCCCtgacccaggagatgttacccttttccctggggtggaggcaagcagactgCCCCCGGCCCAGCAGCCGCAGGGATGGCCCAGCGTCCCAGACCCCGACCATACTGTCAACTCCTCCCAGGCCCCTGCCCCCAGTAAGCAACCATTAACTATTAAATATATTGCGTTAATTTGTAGCCACTAGTTAGCTCAGCACAAAAACAGCGCACGTGGAAATGAGCTAgccttgttctttttgtttctaataattaaatgcaacaTGTCAGTCTATTAATTATTATGCGGATAAAGCACATGTGCTTCGGATTTCACTTTTAATTTGCTCAGATTCTGGACTCTATAAGCAGTTCAGCTATGTATCCCCCTGCTAGGGGGTTCTGTATCAGGCTGGAGAGGCCCCAAAAGTGAACATTTAATCGTTTAAAtgtgaggaagccagagtacccggagagaacccaagcaaacacggggagaacatacaaccaccacacagaaagaccccagcctgatggtggaatcgAACtcgggaccttcttgctgtgagacaacagtGCGGCCCATCTCATCTTATGCATCTTATCTCAGGTGACCATTAACAACAATGCTGATGTACACCAAATTACCACTGAAGAGTGAGAATATTTTCTTTCTGATGCGCTTGATCAGAATAGTTCCTTCTCCAATGAGATCCAGCCTGGTTTAAACCAGGGCACTGTTGTGGTTTGGAATGAATTCGCCACGGCCTGGATAAGTTTACGGTTCTCTCATTCAAAGCGCAACTCATCCATCATGTCTTTGGTATGAACAAGTTGTGCTGCTCAAGAGTCTCAGCTCAGGCTTTAAAAGCTTGCCAGTAAGTTGGGTTTTCAGAATGACAAAAATGttatgtaagtgttttggagtttgtacatgctttgtctctaggggccacagTAATATAGAGCCGACTCATAACAATCACAACAGTGTAAGGGATATTTAAGGCAAAGTAAGGGGATCAACAAAGTCATAACGAATATTTGCTTGGAAGCTTACAGAGTTGTTAAGATATTTATTTCTGAGTATCAGGGAGGCAGAATTTATTATTTGTGCTGTCACACTAGAAGAATTGTCAAATCTTATGCTGCTGTACATTTAGTTTAAAAATCACAaccaaaatgtgttaaaaatgtattttatatgtGCAGAGAGACATGTGCTCATACTGAAGATATTCTGTTTGATCTTCTCATGGACCtcagaaaaaaaaggtcaaaaaaagtgttttagtaTAAGGCACAAAATGAATGTagataaaagcaaaaacaggttAAAGGAAATAATGATGCAATGCTCTGTAGGAAGCAGGAAACGCCGACAGTTTCAAAGTCAAACATGCGTGAGACTTGTTGAGTAGCTCAGCtggttcatttaaaaataaacacactgctgcAAAGTCCTGTTGGCATGAGCATATCTTAATGAGGGAAAACAAATGCCAGTAACATTGCCAGTAAGTTGCTCTGGACTGACAGGAAGTAAAAGATGACCTATTTATTATcgaatgaataaaacattttacaacAGTAAACGGTGAAGTAGCTATATGACTGGAaacgtttgtttttgcttttttttctttactgctcCCATGAAAATGTGGTAAATATATCTATGCTGTCATGTGAAAGAAGAAAGTATGTCCTCTTTCGAGTCTAAAGTTTTACATAtcacattgtttaaaaaaaagaactgtaaTAGTGACATATGACATAATAAAAACGAAATCAAAATGCAGACAAGTCATATTTGTTCAGTCCTTTTTCCTCTTCTACTGTCACAACTGTAAACATTTAATGTGCTAAATGAGGCCTGTAGAGACTGAAATGTAGATCATGGGTTTGTTCCATTTTTGCACTTTCTGACCTTGGTGGGAATTTGCTGGGATCTCCACTCCAgagctccagaccagcaaactgcaaaaacttttttttctttaacaacaCAACACTTTAACAACACTTTAACAACACAATAATGTAATCTACGATCTAAGTTTCAAAGACAAACATGTTGGGAAACTTGTTTAGTCAGCCACCTGATTCGAAAAACAAAATACCTAAATGCTCCTCTGTGCAGGTTAAATAATAAGTCAGCTGTAATTAAACACCTCTAAATGTAACaatgcaaaacagaaagaagcagcatggtggtggtttttaaaacttttaaaactacGGTACGGCATCACTAACCATACATCTACATCTGTTTAGGTTCATCTCATCTCGCATCAACctgatggatttttctttgtattaataGAGAAACTGATCAAAAAGTAAGAAACAGAAGCAGAACGAAGGTACCACAGAGTCGAACATTCACAAACATATTCACGtgcatacacattcacacattgtctatgatttgtttttctgcttgtctcagttttatttatgatttGTGGCATATAGACAACTCATTCTGTGCACCTTGTCTCAGCTATGTTAACTGTGCTATCTCTGTCATCAATTGCTTTCTGCACAGCCAAACATAAACACCAAGAAGAAAACAAGCGAACTACCGGAATACAAAGGAAGAAATTACATCATGATGCACAATAGACCCGTCCGACTGGACACCCCGGTGCTGCCGGGATGATGTCGGGAATGCACAGATCTATCAAAGGAAACAAACAGACGGGGAATCACATGGCACAAAAGCTTCAGAGTTTCAGCGATTTTCttttgtgtgaaaatgtttaaataaatcatgAACCACATTTCTGAGCCACTCTCAGGCCCTGTTTACCGTGGTCACTGATATGTAGGAATACCCTTTTGATAAAGGAGTAGGACTGGATCACTTTAGTCTgagaaatgtgatttttaaagtTACTGCAAACTGTATTCACTAAaagtattctttaaaaaaaaaaaagcaaactgaaTACCTTAAAAGAACTGCAATGTTATATTATAGAGATGATAAAGGTTCATTAGCCTTACATATAATATAGCCTAATAGGGACATCTAGTGGCTAAAACTTGTCAAATCTGCTTCATGAGTTACGTGAATGATTCCTAATCCAATACAACAAATAAGGCTTtagaaaacagcacacacagcagaatgatattcatttttattccgTTTCAACTCTACAGGCGGAGAAAAATGACAGAATTACAGAGATATTCTTGAAGGTGCAGTTAGGAAAGAAAGTAAATCCACCTGCTGGTGTTTGGTTTCTTCCAGTCTGATCCGTCTGCCACACttttagacaaagaaaaagccGAGCTCAGAGGTGGCAATGCAAGAAAAAAGGCAGCTCTGGTGCGCAGTCAGCTGTAGCCTCTAATAGGGGATTGGTCCATAGTAGGCAGTGTAGGCGGCGATGATGCCGTTTATGTCCATCATGTGCTCACAAGCCACGTTGGCCTCACACACTTCTCTCAGGCTGAATGGAGGagagaggacacacacacagttacttaTGATGTTTCATACCTTCATGAAAACTTTCCATATCCAACCCAACCCTATTAAAGATAAGAACATGTCTAAAAACATGCAGCAATAAGGTTTGTAGATAAGGTGTGAGATACCTCTCCAGCTGTACCAAGGATAACTGTCCAGCAGCTCTCTTCTGCCTCACCACCGTGGAGGCCTGCTCCCTCTCCACAAACAAACCTGCACATCACAGTCATAAGACATCTGTCAACCTGCTGTTGTttatgaaaatttttttttttttttttaaagatcagtatagcataaaaaca includes the following:
- the bglap gene encoding osteocalcin → MKTVAILALCFLVVICVASDAATDPQPAGDNPAEEGLFVEREQASTVVRQKRAAGQLSLVQLESLREVCEANVACEHMMDINGIIAAYTAYYGPIPY